From a single Bradyrhizobium sediminis genomic region:
- a CDS encoding biotin/lipoate--protein ligase family protein encodes MMSRPAEVKQTLDLPPGYTLVALRELGDAFAHGCAIAPEAGAGTLVWVRRYDLVEFAVVLEPDKPLVSARRAFFAGMNAVADAIAAHCPPEREVSFDWPDAIRFDGGLLGGARLGIPADCAEDDIPGWLVFGVILRAADMAHVEEVQAASGVSLLSEGFEMVDTDAIIESFARHLMTAFDRWNERGFEAIARDYLERLPKRKAGERRAIDANGDLLVSLPAGSGPPDRNSFVDALARADWYDRQARGPKFG; translated from the coding sequence ATGATGTCGCGTCCTGCCGAGGTAAAGCAGACACTCGATCTGCCGCCCGGCTATACTTTGGTCGCACTGCGCGAACTCGGCGACGCGTTCGCTCACGGATGCGCGATTGCGCCGGAGGCCGGCGCGGGAACGCTGGTCTGGGTGCGGCGCTACGACCTGGTCGAATTCGCCGTGGTGCTCGAACCCGACAAACCGCTGGTATCGGCGCGCCGGGCGTTCTTTGCCGGTATGAATGCGGTGGCGGACGCCATCGCTGCCCACTGCCCGCCGGAACGGGAGGTGAGTTTCGACTGGCCCGACGCGATCCGGTTCGATGGCGGGCTGTTGGGCGGCGCGCGGCTCGGCATCCCTGCGGATTGCGCCGAGGACGATATCCCGGGCTGGCTGGTGTTCGGCGTCATCCTGCGCGCGGCCGACATGGCCCATGTCGAGGAGGTGCAGGCCGCATCCGGCGTTTCACTGTTGAGCGAGGGCTTCGAGATGGTCGACACCGACGCGATCATCGAGAGCTTCGCCCGTCATCTGATGACCGCGTTCGACCGCTGGAACGAGCGCGGCTTCGAGGCGATCGCGCGGGACTATCTGGAGCGGCTGCCGAAGCGCAAGGCTGGCGAGCGCCGCGCGATCGACGCCAACGGCGATCTCCTGGTCAGCCTGCCTGCCGGCAGCGGGCCTCCCGACCGGAACAGCTTCGTGGATGCGCTGGCGCGAGCCGATTGGTATGATCGCCAGGCGCGCGGTCCGAAATTCGGATGA
- a CDS encoding DUF6352 family protein translates to MREFWVASGHHLTRRGDHGGLVATPELIMAYLARPELMPPDDACDAERDLHASLLSDPLRPVTNADIAALADADARENWTFMMNFRDRLIAAPSLEAVYVALARKGAGDLPPIFLSQLCHLILRNALEGCDDPYMLRAAELFYRSQLASVHEGTLLLADAEVVEAQQHAQADIHASPLTAMLAPQPAFGEMDVMDDDNAWTYWSRSDAHAMAMNIGGNPKARAGLCRVIERWIAHLLGIAVKVETVASIEDRDWRWFIGLDSEGTRIGNALWNGAALDGHAAERIVALMRLQIEDIRLVDERVGNKPVYLILAMGADKVVRLKPQNLVAGLPLAAAANVA, encoded by the coding sequence ATGAGAGAGTTCTGGGTCGCCTCGGGCCATCACCTGACCCGCCGCGGCGATCACGGCGGGCTCGTGGCGACGCCCGAACTGATTATGGCCTATCTGGCGCGGCCCGAACTGATGCCGCCGGATGATGCCTGCGACGCCGAACGCGATCTGCATGCAAGCCTGCTGTCCGATCCGCTGCGCCCGGTCACGAATGCCGATATCGCCGCGCTCGCCGACGCCGACGCGCGCGAGAACTGGACCTTCATGATGAATTTTCGCGATCGGCTGATCGCAGCGCCGTCGCTGGAGGCGGTGTATGTGGCGCTGGCGCGCAAGGGCGCCGGCGACCTGCCGCCGATCTTCCTGTCCCAGCTCTGCCATCTGATATTGCGCAACGCGCTCGAGGGTTGCGACGATCCCTACATGCTGCGCGCGGCCGAATTGTTCTACCGCAGCCAGCTCGCCAGCGTGCACGAGGGCACGCTGCTGTTGGCCGATGCCGAGGTCGTCGAGGCGCAGCAACACGCGCAAGCCGACATCCATGCGTCGCCGCTCACCGCCATGCTGGCGCCGCAACCGGCGTTCGGCGAGATGGACGTGATGGACGACGACAACGCCTGGACCTACTGGTCGCGTTCGGACGCCCATGCGATGGCGATGAACATCGGCGGCAATCCGAAGGCGCGCGCCGGGCTGTGCCGGGTGATCGAACGCTGGATCGCCCATCTGCTCGGCATTGCCGTCAAGGTCGAGACCGTGGCCTCGATCGAGGACCGCGACTGGCGCTGGTTCATCGGGCTGGACAGCGAAGGCACGCGCATCGGCAACGCCCTGTGGAACGGCGCTGCGCTGGATGGCCATGCCGCCGAGCGCATCGTCGCCTTGATGCGCCTTCAGATCGAGGACATTCGGCTGGTGGACGAGCGGGTCGGCAACAAGCCGGTCTATCTCATCCTGGCAATGGGCGCGGACAAGGTGGTGCGCCTGAAGCCGCAGAATCTGGTCGCCGGGCTGCCGCTGGCGGCGGCGGCAAATGTGGCATGA
- a CDS encoding DUF3305 domain-containing protein, producing the protein MAMTEAFREVGVVLRRRPVDNPWIDHLWSPAMILDEVPAAAPWTVLSSEPDATIYYAGPACIELFSSDTANYRDNLADGEPRIWVALRRQDGGSELELTKVTADPTEGEAMFESGCDVIGTVPMPLEIAAWIAAFVDEFHVERAFHKRKRDRAPDDRRGMPDGIPDEGKRRT; encoded by the coding sequence ATGGCGATGACCGAGGCGTTCCGCGAAGTCGGTGTGGTGCTGCGCCGCCGGCCAGTCGACAATCCCTGGATCGATCATCTGTGGTCGCCGGCGATGATCCTCGACGAGGTGCCGGCCGCCGCGCCGTGGACCGTGCTGTCCAGCGAGCCCGACGCCACGATTTATTACGCGGGCCCGGCCTGCATCGAGCTGTTCAGTTCGGACACCGCCAATTATCGCGACAATCTCGCCGACGGCGAGCCGCGCATCTGGGTCGCGCTGCGGCGCCAGGACGGCGGATCCGAACTCGAACTGACCAAGGTCACGGCCGACCCGACCGAAGGCGAAGCGATGTTCGAGAGCGGCTGCGACGTGATCGGCACCGTTCCGATGCCGCTGGAGATCGCCGCATGGATCGCCGCCTTTGTCGATGAGTTCCACGTCGAACGCGCCTTTCACAAGCGCAAGCGGGATCGCGCGCCGGACGACCGCCGGGGCATGCCGGACGGCATTCCGGATGAAGGAAAGCGCCGCACATGA
- a CDS encoding DUF6505 family protein, giving the protein MLKLPRTIRLDPSDTFVFERAAEPGEWAVSGAFAFWNRDPATLGQKQRVALRSGFLGIDSLGWSTLAIVTEASEAERQAMVERLAGQLLEKFGAPDLEAARLAAEEEVAFAASLCDHAPQTLLGVQRSVEDGEIRERFRTLRPRETAAGADSLHSHASAFTFHEVEGDDEPAEQVDLKGMIGTDRMTRDRR; this is encoded by the coding sequence ATGTTGAAGCTGCCGCGAACCATCAGGCTCGACCCGTCGGATACGTTCGTGTTCGAGCGGGCGGCGGAACCGGGCGAATGGGCGGTCTCCGGCGCATTCGCGTTCTGGAACCGGGACCCGGCGACGCTCGGCCAGAAGCAGCGCGTGGCGCTGCGTTCGGGGTTCCTCGGCATCGACAGCCTCGGCTGGTCGACGCTTGCGATCGTGACCGAGGCGAGCGAAGCCGAGCGCCAGGCAATGGTCGAGCGCCTCGCGGGGCAGCTGCTGGAGAAATTCGGCGCGCCGGATCTGGAGGCCGCGCGGCTTGCCGCCGAGGAAGAGGTCGCGTTCGCGGCCTCGCTGTGCGATCACGCTCCGCAAACCCTGCTCGGCGTGCAGCGCAGCGTCGAGGACGGTGAAATCCGCGAGCGCTTTCGCACGCTGCGGCCGCGCGAGACGGCAGCGGGTGCCGATTCCTTGCACAGCCATGCCAGCGCCTTTACCTTTCACGAGGTGGAAGGCGACGACGAACCTGCCGAACAGGTCGACCTCAAGGGAATGATCGGGACAGACCGCATGACGAGGGATCGCAGATGA
- a CDS encoding DUF3306 domain-containing protein, translated as MSGSDQGDDKGFLARWSQRKQEARLPEPKPDAPAADARQPPEPVAEKDAAPEFDLSSLPKLEDMTGTTDITGFLSKGVPEHLRNAALRKSWALDPAIRNYVNPALEYAYDWNTPDGVPGSGELGAGMDVARLVSQIMGNGEPAAAPSIPAAESGHAAASGPAPSPEHYATQQTGPDLPTETLRLGDEVAPVSSSDDGDKETGRTPEAEASNFAAPQQPVRRHGTAKPIV; from the coding sequence ATGAGCGGTTCCGACCAAGGCGACGACAAGGGCTTTCTGGCGCGGTGGTCGCAGCGCAAGCAGGAAGCCAGGCTGCCGGAGCCGAAACCGGACGCGCCGGCCGCCGACGCCCGACAGCCGCCGGAGCCGGTCGCTGAAAAAGATGCCGCGCCGGAATTCGATCTCTCCAGCCTGCCCAAGCTCGAGGACATGACCGGAACGACCGACATCACCGGTTTTCTGAGCAAGGGCGTCCCCGAACATCTGCGCAATGCGGCGCTGCGGAAATCCTGGGCGCTGGACCCCGCGATCCGTAACTACGTCAATCCCGCGCTCGAATACGCCTATGACTGGAATACGCCGGACGGCGTGCCGGGCTCGGGCGAACTCGGCGCGGGCATGGACGTCGCGCGGTTGGTTTCGCAGATCATGGGCAACGGCGAGCCGGCAGCCGCCCCATCGATACCGGCCGCCGAGTCGGGCCATGCGGCGGCGAGCGGCCCCGCGCCATCTCCCGAGCATTATGCAACGCAACAAACGGGGCCGGATCTGCCGACCGAGACGTTAAGGTTGGGCGATGAAGTGGCTCCGGTAAGTTCTTCCGACGACGGGGATAAGGAAACCGGGCGAACGCCGGAAGCCGAAGCGAGCAACTTTGCTGCACCGCAACAACCGGTGCGACGCCATGGCACGGCAAAACCGATTGTTTAG
- a CDS encoding 4Fe-4S binding protein, translated as MSEASSHLLICSCEKTMPLDAAAIGRGCGGRITQANQLCGLELDRFRQALADGAPVTVACTQEAPLFREVAESLPQAQLTFVNIRETGGWSKDAAAAGPKAAALIAAAGEDMPPISLVTLESSGVALIYGRDEVAIEAAQRLADRLDITVLLTKPGDVTPRRTNEFPVFKGTIRNARGYLGAFELNIDDYAQPLPSSRTRLVFGPSRDGATSACDLVLDLSGGAPLFPAHELRPGYLRADPRDRAAVERAIADAGGLVGTFDKPRFVHFEASLCAHSRSGITGCTRCLDLCPTGAITPDGNSVAIDANVCAGCGSCASACPTGAASYSLPGADALMRRLRTLLQTYRKAGGSDAIVLFHDGEHGEDIIDALARFGAGLPANVLPVRLNEVTQLGPENIAAVFAYGGSGVAVVTRARPKHDIAALRRAVETSDAVISALGFGAGLVRILETDDPDQLRSLLDAAPAGVATQKPVGFVPRGAKRGVIETIFRELHLAAPAPVDVVPLQAGAPFGGVNLNVEGCTLCHACVTACPTHALSDNPDRAMLRFTESLCVQCGLCESTCPEKVITLEPRLDFKAWNAPLTVLKEEEPFNCIACGKPFGTKSSIDRVLAKLGDKHWMFQGANARRLDVIKMCADCRVEAVVNESFDPHAAPQRPPVMTTEDYLRARDAKKGDPLDS; from the coding sequence ATGAGTGAGGCATCGTCCCATCTCCTGATCTGCAGCTGCGAGAAGACCATGCCGCTCGACGCGGCGGCAATTGGCCGCGGCTGCGGCGGCAGGATCACGCAGGCGAACCAGCTCTGCGGCCTCGAACTCGACCGCTTCAGGCAAGCGCTTGCCGACGGCGCGCCGGTTACTGTCGCCTGCACCCAGGAAGCGCCGCTGTTTCGCGAAGTCGCGGAAAGTTTACCGCAGGCGCAACTCACCTTCGTCAACATCCGTGAAACCGGCGGCTGGTCGAAGGACGCCGCTGCGGCCGGCCCGAAGGCCGCGGCGCTGATCGCGGCGGCGGGCGAGGACATGCCGCCGATCTCGCTGGTGACGCTGGAGAGCAGCGGCGTCGCGCTGATCTATGGCCGCGACGAGGTCGCCATCGAGGCCGCCCAGCGGCTCGCTGACCGTCTCGACATCACCGTGCTGCTGACCAAACCCGGCGACGTGACGCCGCGCCGGACCAACGAGTTCCCGGTGTTCAAGGGTACCATCCGCAACGCCCGTGGATATCTCGGCGCCTTCGAGCTCAATATCGACGATTATGCGCAGCCTTTGCCGTCGTCGCGCACCAGGCTCGTGTTCGGACCATCGCGCGACGGTGCCACCTCGGCCTGCGACCTGGTCCTCGACCTTTCCGGCGGCGCGCCGCTGTTTCCCGCGCATGAATTGCGTCCCGGATACCTGCGCGCCGATCCGCGCGACCGCGCCGCGGTCGAGCGCGCGATCGCTGATGCCGGCGGCCTGGTCGGCACCTTCGACAAGCCGCGCTTCGTTCATTTCGAAGCGTCGCTCTGCGCCCATTCGCGCTCCGGCATCACCGGCTGCACGCGCTGTCTCGATCTCTGCCCGACCGGCGCGATCACGCCCGATGGCAATTCCGTCGCCATCGACGCCAATGTCTGCGCCGGCTGCGGCTCCTGTGCCTCCGCTTGCCCGACCGGCGCGGCATCCTATTCGCTGCCCGGCGCGGATGCGCTGATGCGGCGGCTGCGCACGCTGCTGCAGACCTATCGCAAGGCCGGCGGCAGCGACGCCATCGTGCTGTTCCACGACGGCGAGCACGGCGAAGACATCATCGACGCGCTGGCGCGGTTCGGCGCCGGACTGCCGGCCAACGTGCTTCCGGTCCGCCTCAACGAAGTGACGCAGCTCGGACCGGAGAATATCGCCGCTGTCTTTGCCTATGGCGGCAGCGGTGTCGCCGTGGTGACGCGCGCCAGACCCAAGCACGACATTGCGGCGCTGCGCCGCGCGGTCGAGACATCGGACGCCGTCATATCGGCGCTCGGCTTCGGCGCCGGCCTGGTGCGTATCCTCGAAACCGACGATCCCGACCAGTTGCGCAGCCTTCTCGATGCGGCGCCAGCCGGCGTCGCGACGCAGAAGCCCGTCGGCTTCGTTCCGCGCGGCGCCAAGCGCGGCGTGATCGAGACCATTTTCCGCGAACTGCATCTGGCAGCACCGGCGCCGGTCGACGTCGTGCCGCTGCAAGCGGGCGCGCCGTTTGGCGGCGTGAATCTCAATGTCGAGGGCTGCACGCTCTGCCATGCCTGCGTCACCGCCTGCCCAACCCACGCGCTGTCCGACAATCCCGATCGCGCCATGCTGCGCTTCACCGAAAGCCTCTGCGTGCAATGCGGGCTGTGCGAATCGACCTGTCCCGAGAAGGTCATCACGCTGGAGCCGCGGCTCGATTTCAAGGCCTGGAACGCGCCGCTGACCGTGCTGAAGGAAGAAGAGCCCTTCAACTGCATCGCCTGTGGCAAGCCGTTCGGCACCAAGAGCTCGATCGACCGCGTGCTCGCCAAGCTCGGCGACAAGCACTGGATGTTCCAGGGCGCCAATGCCAGGCGGCTCGACGTCATCAAGATGTGCGCTGATTGCCGGGTCGAAGCCGTGGTCAACGAGAGTTTCGATCCGCATGCGGCGCCGCAGCGCCCGCCGGTCATGACCACGGAAGATTATTTGCGCGCGCGCGATGCCAAGAAGGGCGATCCGCTGGATTCGTAA